A window from Rhea pennata isolate bPtePen1 chromosome 1, bPtePen1.pri, whole genome shotgun sequence encodes these proteins:
- the FBXL14 gene encoding F-box/LRR-repeat protein 14 encodes METHISCLFPELLAMIFGYLEVRDKGRAAQVCTAWRDAAYHRSVWRGVEAKLHLRRANPSLFPSLAARGIRRVQILSLRRSLSYVIQGMADIESLNLSGCYNLTDNGLGHAFVAEIGSLRSLNLSLCKQITDSSLGRIAQYLKGLEVLELGGCSNITNTGLLLIAWGLQRLKSLNLRSCRHLSDVGIGHLAGMTRSAAEGCLGLEQLTLQDCQKLSDLSLKHLARGLGRLRQLNLSFCGGISDAGLLHLSHMSSLRSLNLRSCDNISDTGIMHLAMGSLRLSGLDVSFCDKVGDQSLAYIAQGLDGLRSLSLCSCHISDEGINRMVRQMHGLRTLNIGQCVRITDKGLELIAEHLSQLTGIDLYGCTRITKRGLERITQLPCLKVLNLGLWEMTESEKVR; translated from the coding sequence atGGAAACGCACATCTCGTGCCTGTTCCCGGAGCTGCTGGCCATGATCTTCGGGTACCTGGAGGTGCGCGACAAGGGCCGCGCGGCGCAGGTGTGCACGGCCTGGCGCGACGCCGCCTACCACCGCTCCGTGTGGCGGGGCGTGGAGGCGAAGCTGCACCTGCGCCGCGCCAACCCCTCGCTCTTCCCCAGCCTGGCGGCGCGGGGCATCCGGCGGGTGCAGATCCTGTCGCTGCGGCGCAGCCTGAGCTACGTGATCCAGGGCATGGCGGACATCGAGAGCCTCAACCTCAGCGGCTGCTACAACCTCACCGACAACGGGCTGGGCCACGCCTTCGTGGCCGAGATCGGCTCTCTGCGCTCGCTCAACCTCAGCCTCTGCAAGCAGATCACGGACAGCAGCCTGGGCCGCATCGCCCAGTACCTCAAGGGCCTCGAGGTGCTCGAGCTGGGCGGCTGCAGCAACATCACTAACACTGGCCTCCTCCTCATTGCCTGGGGCCTGCAGCGCCTCAAGAGCCTCAACCTGCGCTCCTGCCGGCACCTCTCCGACGTGGGCATCGGGCACCTGGCGGGCATGACGCGCAGTGCGGCCGAGGGCTGCCTGGGCCTGGAGCAGCTCACGCTGCAGGACTGCCAGAAGCTCAGCGACCTCTCGCTCAAGCACCTGGCCCGCGGGCTGGGCCGCCTCCGCCAGCTCAACCTCAGCTTCTGCGGGGGCATCTCGGACGCGGGGCTGCTGCACCTGTCGCACATGAGCAGCCTGCGCAGCCTCAACCTGCGCTCCTGCGACAACATCAGCGACACGGGCATCATGCATCTGGCCATGGGCAGCCTGCGGCTGTCCGGCCTCGACGTCTCCTTCTGTGACAAGGTCGGGGACCAGAGTCTAGCCTATATCGCACAGGGCCTGGACGGGCTGCgttccctctccctctgctcctgCCACATCAGTGACGAGGGCATCAACCGCATGGTGCGACAGATGCACGGGCTTCGCACCCTCAACATTGGCCAGTGCGTCCGCATCACTGACAAGGGCCTGGAGCTCATTGCTGAACACCTCAGCCAGCTCACAGGCATCGACCTCTATGGCTGCACCCGCATTACCAAGCGGGGCTTGGAGCGCATCACCCAGCTGCCCTGCCTCAAGGTGCTCAACTTGGGACTTTGGGAAATGACTGAGAGCGAGAAGGTCAGGTGA